The Nitrospirales bacterium genome includes a window with the following:
- the amrB gene encoding AmmeMemoRadiSam system protein B has protein sequence MTTQVKDPKHYPALRNLQFSPLKQGDEQYILLWDPSRLSHEKLVIPLPFFFLFQFFDGEHSLEQLGAEYLKKYGEFLMPDKLSQLVTDLDDKLFLEGERFEQAKAAAVTAYRQGPVRKPVYAGKSYEADPEQLRKQIDSFFDSKEGPEQKPSEHQGARIQAIVAPNVEPKEAGPIYAWAYKELREAVTPDVFVVIGTCHTELAHGIAMTDKDFETPLGVIPSYRPILDHVRTHGGAMFFDDDIRHEQEHSIEFQLPFLQHAIGSQRQVSIVPVLCSFPPDVLANAELKPLFEDIDAFLVSLKEAITASGQHVCVIGSASLAHIGLRYGDNKPPTDFSFHRCMQTDLEMLKKVEEMKPEEFAQFILTEGDARHIMGFSTIFLLMKLIEAEKGEVLRYDRGITDQFNSTVTYASISFF, from the coding sequence ATGACCACGCAAGTCAAGGACCCCAAGCATTATCCTGCATTACGAAATTTGCAGTTTTCTCCCCTCAAACAGGGGGATGAACAATATATTCTCTTATGGGATCCCTCGAGACTTTCCCATGAGAAGCTCGTCATTCCGTTACCATTCTTCTTTTTATTCCAATTTTTTGACGGGGAACATTCGCTGGAACAGCTAGGGGCGGAGTATCTCAAGAAATATGGTGAATTCCTGATGCCGGATAAGCTCAGTCAATTGGTCACGGATTTAGACGACAAACTCTTCCTTGAAGGCGAACGCTTCGAGCAAGCCAAAGCCGCGGCCGTTACGGCCTACCGGCAAGGTCCTGTCAGAAAGCCTGTATATGCCGGAAAGAGCTATGAAGCCGATCCCGAGCAATTGCGAAAGCAGATCGATAGTTTCTTCGACTCAAAAGAAGGTCCGGAGCAGAAACCTTCTGAACATCAAGGCGCAAGGATTCAGGCCATCGTAGCCCCGAATGTCGAACCGAAAGAGGCTGGTCCTATTTATGCGTGGGCCTATAAAGAATTGCGTGAAGCCGTCACGCCTGATGTGTTCGTGGTGATCGGCACGTGTCATACTGAATTGGCGCATGGCATTGCCATGACGGACAAGGATTTTGAAACACCGCTTGGGGTGATTCCGTCGTATCGTCCGATACTCGATCATGTTCGGACCCACGGCGGGGCTATGTTCTTTGACGATGATATCCGGCATGAGCAGGAACATAGCATTGAATTTCAACTGCCGTTCCTTCAGCATGCCATCGGAAGTCAGCGTCAGGTTTCGATCGTGCCAGTCCTCTGTTCGTTCCCTCCAGACGTGTTGGCGAATGCCGAGCTCAAACCGTTATTTGAGGACATCGATGCATTTTTAGTGAGCTTGAAAGAGGCCATAACGGCTTCGGGGCAGCATGTTTGTGTGATCGGCAGCGCCAGTCTCGCCCATATCGGGTTGCGTTATGGCGACAATAAGCCTCCGACGGATTTTTCTTTCCACCGGTGTATGCAAACCGATTTGGAGATGCTCAAGAAGGTTGAGGAAATGAAGCCTGAAGAATTCGCGCAATTTATCCTGACGGAAGGCGATGCCCGTCACATCATGGGATTTTCCACGATTTTCTTGCTGATGAAACTGATCGAAGCTGAAAAAGGGGAAGTGTTGCGGTATGATCGAGGGATCACGGATCAGTTTAATTCGACGGTCACCTACGCCAGTATCTCCTTCTTTTAG
- a CDS encoding peptidylprolyl isomerase, whose product MSHSSNLQFRKKNPKATISTKLGKIEIRFLTDAAPRHVENFINLAKIKFYDGTTFHRVIPGFLIQGGDPLSKKSDRSLHGTGSPGYSIPPETSDHPHRRGALAMAKVPRNEDRTRDVNDNGSQFFICVEDSGSLDRMYTVFGKVIRGMNVVDQIVAGPRDDRDNPLDPIKMTVTVEE is encoded by the coding sequence ATGTCCCATTCATCCAACCTGCAATTTCGAAAAAAGAATCCCAAGGCGACGATCTCTACGAAGCTGGGGAAGATTGAGATCCGATTCCTGACAGATGCTGCGCCGCGACATGTCGAAAATTTTATCAATCTTGCCAAGATAAAGTTTTATGATGGCACGACTTTTCACCGCGTCATTCCAGGCTTTTTGATCCAGGGAGGAGATCCCTTGAGCAAAAAATCTGACCGCAGCCTTCATGGAACAGGCAGTCCAGGCTACAGTATTCCTCCGGAAACTAGCGACCATCCGCATAGACGAGGGGCCTTGGCCATGGCCAAAGTGCCTCGCAACGAAGACCGAACTCGTGACGTGAATGATAACGGCTCGCAATTTTTTATTTGCGTTGAGGATTCAGGAAGTCTTGACCGCATGTATACCGTGTTCGGAAAAGTTATCCGGGGAATGAATGTCGTCGATCAAATCGTTGCTGGGCCGAGAGACGATCGGGATAACCCGCTTGACCCGATAAAAATGACGGTAACAGTGGAAGAATAA
- a CDS encoding dipeptide ABC transporter ATP-binding protein has product MTDTSGRIETRRPLLEVTGLKKYFPVRSGVFSHVSSWVKAVDDVSLDVHSSETLGLVGESGCGKTTVGRTILRLMEPTAGQALFEGNNIFQFSAKELRRARRYMQIIFQDPYSSLNPRMTVGAIVGEPLIIHGLAKGKDLQEKVSQLLARVGLRPEHHARYPHEFSGGQRQRVGIARALALRPKFIVCDEAVSALDVSIQAQIINLLKDLQQEFQLAYLFITHDLNVVEYLAQRIAVMYLGKLAEVAPVADLFRAPKHPYTQALLSANPIPDPARQRTRIMLQGDVPSPLHPPTGCRFHTRCPEVMDVCKNIEPPLIQIDSDGPPHQVWCHLYGDVKRESTA; this is encoded by the coding sequence ATGACAGATACGTCAGGCAGGATAGAAACGCGTCGTCCTTTGCTTGAGGTAACTGGTCTCAAAAAGTATTTTCCTGTTCGCAGTGGCGTGTTTTCCCATGTGTCATCGTGGGTGAAAGCCGTCGATGATGTGAGTCTCGATGTTCATTCAAGTGAAACCCTTGGGCTGGTCGGAGAGTCGGGATGCGGGAAAACGACGGTCGGGCGAACGATTCTTCGTCTCATGGAACCCACCGCGGGCCAGGCGCTCTTTGAAGGAAACAATATTTTCCAGTTTAGCGCCAAGGAACTTCGACGCGCTCGCCGTTACATGCAGATCATCTTTCAAGATCCCTATAGTTCTCTTAATCCACGGATGACGGTCGGGGCGATCGTTGGGGAACCTCTCATCATCCATGGCCTCGCCAAGGGGAAAGACCTTCAGGAGAAGGTGTCGCAACTTTTGGCGCGGGTCGGTTTGCGTCCGGAGCATCATGCACGATATCCTCATGAATTTTCCGGTGGGCAGCGACAGCGGGTGGGTATCGCCAGGGCGCTTGCCCTTCGTCCGAAGTTTATCGTTTGCGATGAGGCCGTTTCTGCCCTGGATGTCTCAATCCAGGCGCAAATCATCAATCTGTTAAAAGACCTTCAACAAGAATTTCAACTCGCGTATTTGTTCATTACCCATGACCTGAATGTCGTGGAGTATCTGGCTCAGCGGATAGCGGTGATGTACCTAGGGAAATTAGCCGAAGTAGCCCCGGTCGCTGACTTATTTCGTGCCCCCAAGCATCCCTACACACAAGCTCTGTTGTCGGCGAACCCTATTCCCGATCCTGCTCGTCAGCGAACACGAATCATGTTGCAAGGCGATGTCCCTTCGCCGCTCCATCCTCCGACCGGCTGCCGGTTTCATACACGATGTCCAGAGGTAATGGATGTGTGTAAAAACATCGAACCACCTTTGATTCAAATCGATTCGGACGGGCCTCCTCATCAAGTGTGGTGTCATTTGTATGGAGACGTGAAGCGGGAAAGTACAGCGTGA
- a CDS encoding MFS transporter: MLPPASRPEPPTRTRWKILLLLLLISIITYIDRVNISVAARQMMPSLGLSEMQMGPIFSSFVLGYALFQIPGGWLGDRWGARRVLTLAVIWWSIFTGMTAIAPALPLADLVGIMGSLMVVRCLIGVGESAALPNFNRAVANWHPPQERGLGIGITIGGIGIGSALTPPITAWIMVNYGWQTAFYAAGGLGFAIALLWYWYATDYPRQHRGVNEAEAVLIEGSEEHDQSTDLGRVPWKAMFQTPTVWWLVLSYTCLGYVAYVYMSWFYLYLVNVRNFDVLRGAFFASAPFLTMALFCPLGGWMTDKLTHRRGINLGRSIVGGAGMTLAALSIILGAHIEAPYLAIAMLSLGAGWLYFTVGAFWATTIDLSKPHAGTISGLMNTGANLGGTLSPTLTPWLADQFGWEAALGFAAMIAWLGGICWFMIRAGEGLHHSPPASV, encoded by the coding sequence ATGCTTCCCCCAGCCTCACGGCCTGAACCACCGACTCGAACCAGATGGAAAATTCTGCTCCTGCTTCTTCTCATCAGCATCATTACCTATATTGACCGGGTAAACATCTCGGTCGCCGCACGGCAAATGATGCCATCCCTGGGCCTAAGCGAGATGCAAATGGGACCAATTTTTTCGTCCTTTGTGTTGGGATATGCCCTCTTTCAAATACCGGGAGGATGGTTAGGGGATCGCTGGGGAGCTCGACGAGTCCTGACTCTTGCCGTCATTTGGTGGTCTATTTTTACGGGGATGACGGCCATCGCCCCAGCCCTTCCCCTTGCCGATCTCGTAGGAATCATGGGTTCTCTCATGGTGGTTCGATGTCTCATCGGGGTTGGAGAATCTGCAGCACTGCCGAATTTCAATCGAGCTGTCGCCAACTGGCACCCACCCCAAGAACGAGGCCTGGGGATCGGGATCACCATCGGTGGTATTGGAATCGGCTCCGCTCTCACACCGCCTATAACAGCGTGGATCATGGTCAATTACGGGTGGCAAACCGCCTTTTATGCGGCTGGCGGGCTCGGGTTTGCCATCGCCCTTCTCTGGTATTGGTATGCTACCGACTACCCACGCCAGCATCGAGGAGTGAATGAAGCCGAGGCAGTGCTCATCGAAGGTTCCGAAGAACATGACCAATCGACCGATCTGGGGCGGGTTCCATGGAAGGCGATGTTTCAAACCCCGACAGTTTGGTGGCTTGTTCTCAGTTACACCTGCCTGGGCTATGTCGCCTATGTCTATATGTCCTGGTTTTATCTGTACCTTGTGAACGTGCGAAATTTCGATGTATTGCGGGGCGCATTTTTTGCTTCTGCACCATTCCTCACCATGGCTCTATTCTGTCCATTGGGAGGATGGATGACTGACAAGCTCACTCATCGTCGGGGCATAAACTTGGGTCGTTCCATCGTAGGTGGAGCTGGAATGACGCTCGCCGCCCTTTCCATCATCCTCGGAGCTCATATCGAAGCGCCCTACTTGGCCATCGCGATGCTTTCGCTCGGTGCTGGATGGCTCTATTTCACCGTCGGAGCCTTTTGGGCCACAACGATCGATCTTTCCAAGCCCCATGCCGGAACGATCTCTGGCCTGATGAACACAGGAGCTAATTTGGGCGGAACGCTCTCTCCAACACTCACACCCTGGTTGGCGGATCAATTTGGGTGGGAAGCGGCTCTCGGGTTTGCCGCGATGATTGCATGGCTAGGAGGAATCTGTTGGTTCATGATTCGAGCCGGAGAAGGTCTGCATCACTCGCCACCTGCGTCCGTCTGA